Proteins encoded in a region of the Zea mays cultivar B73 chromosome 2, Zm-B73-REFERENCE-NAM-5.0, whole genome shotgun sequence genome:
- the LOC100037822 gene encoding aluminum-induced transporter isoform X1, which translates to MEIDEMESGVVNGSGGGGSFRRARCWELLCSAAGMLWGKVVGFARKLGRIARDDPRRVAHSIKVGLALTLVSVLYYVRPLFNNWGVSTMWAVLTVVVVMEYTVGGTLSKGLNRACGTLAAGFIAVGAHKVAYLCGDKAEPVLLAVFVFLLSSAATFSRFIPEVKARYDYGVTIFILTFSLVAVSSYRVDELIRLAHQRFSTIVVGVGTCLCTTVFVFPVWAGEDLHRLAIGNLNKLAEFFEGLESECFRENATFENLEAKPFLQVYKSVLNSKATEDSLCNFAKWEPCHGKFKFRHPWSQYQKLGALSRQCASSMEALASYVITLTRTEAFFLPAHYSQYPEARPELRSEVRTACRQMSLHSAKALRELSAAMRTMAVPPSPANAHMSAAAKAAKDLRDELEDADLAQAMHVAVVASLLSDLVTKAKQITESVGTLARLARFVKNNDHENNADDKDIAAIDAVS; encoded by the exons ATGGAGATTGATGAGATGGAGAGCGGTGTCGTCAATGGAAGCGGCGGCGGCGGGTCGTTCCGGCGGGCGAGGTGCTGGGAGctgctgtgctcggcggcgggcaTGCTCTGGGGCAAGGTCGTCGGGTTCGCCCGCAAGCTGGGCAGGATCGCGAGGGACGACCCCCGGCGGGTGGCGCACTCCATCAAGGTCGGCCTGGCGCTCACGCTCGTGTCCGTGCTCTACTACGTCAGGCCGCTCTTCAACAACTGGGGGGTGTCCACCATGTGGGCCGtgctcaccgtcgtcgtcgtcatggagtacACCGtcg GTGGCACGCTGAGCAAAGGCCTGAACAGAGCGTGCGGGACGCTGGCCGCCGGCTTCATCGCCGTCGGGGCTCACAAGGTGGCCTACCTGTGCGGCGACAAGGCCGAGCCCGTGCTGCTCGCCGTCTTCGTCTTCTTGCTCT cgtcggcggcgacgttCTCGCGGTTCATCCCGGAGGTGAAGGCGCGGTACGACTACGGCGTGACCATCTTCATCCTCACCTTCAGCCTGGTGGCCGTGTCCAGCTACCGCGTCGACGAGCTCATCCGCCTCGCCCACCAGCGCTTCTCCACCATCGTCGTCGGCGTCGGCACATGCCTCTGCACCACCGTCTTCGTCTTCCCGGTCTGGGCCGGGGAGGACCTCCACAGGCTCGCCATCGGAAACCTCAACAAGCTGGCCGAGTTCTTTGAAG GACTCGAGTCTGAATGCTTCAGAGAGAACGCCACGTTCGAGAATTTGGAAGCAAAACCCTTCCTCCAAGTGTACAAGAGCGTCCTCAATTCCAAGGCCACCGAAGACTCTTTG TGCAATTTTGCCAAGTGGGAGCCCTGCCATGGCAAGTTCAAGTTCCGGCACCCATGGAGCCAGTACCAGAAGCTCGGCGCTCTCTCTCGCCAGTGCGCTTCCTCAATGGAGGCTCTCGCTTCCTACGTCATCACCCTCACAAGAACCGAG GCTTTCTTTCTCCCTGCCCATTATTCACAGTACCCTGAAGCGCGGCCCGAGCTACGCTCGGAGGTTCGAACAGCGTGCCGCCAGATGAGCCTGCACTCGGCCAAGGCGCTCCGCGAGCTCTCGGCGGCGATGCGGACGATGGCCGTGCCGCCGTCCCCGGCCAACGCTCACATGTCCGCGGCAGCCAAAGCGGCCAAGGACCTCAGGGACGAGCTAGAGGACGCGGACCTGGCGCAGGCGATGCACGTCGCTGTTGTCGCGTCTCTGCTCTCGGACCTGGTGACCAAGGCGAAGCAGATCACGGAATCTGTCGGTACCCTTGCGCGACTTGCCCGCTTCGTCAAGAACAACGACCATGAGAACAACGCTGACGACAAGGATATTGCGGCTATCGATGCTGTGAGCTGA
- the LOC100037822 gene encoding aluminum-induced transporter: MEIDEMESGVVNGSGGGGSFRRARCWELLCSAAGMLWGKVVGFARKLGRIARDDPRRVAHSIKVGLALTLVSVLYYVRPLFNNWGVSTMWAVLTVVVVMEYTVGGTLSKGLNRACGTLAAGFIAVGAHKVAYLCGDKAEPVLLAVFVFLLSSAATFSRFIPEVKARYDYGVTIFILTFSLVAVSSYRVDELIRLAHQRFSTIVVGVGTCLCTTVFVFPVWAGEDLHRLAIGNLNKLAEFFEGLESECFRENATFENLEAKPFLQVYKSVLNSKATEDSLCNFAKWEPCHGKFKFRHPWSQYQKLGALSRQCASSMEALASYVITLTRTEYPEARPELRSEVRTACRQMSLHSAKALRELSAAMRTMAVPPSPANAHMSAAAKAAKDLRDELEDADLAQAMHVAVVASLLSDLVTKAKQITESVGTLARLARFVKNNDHENNADDKDIAAIDAVS, encoded by the exons ATGGAGATTGATGAGATGGAGAGCGGTGTCGTCAATGGAAGCGGCGGCGGCGGGTCGTTCCGGCGGGCGAGGTGCTGGGAGctgctgtgctcggcggcgggcaTGCTCTGGGGCAAGGTCGTCGGGTTCGCCCGCAAGCTGGGCAGGATCGCGAGGGACGACCCCCGGCGGGTGGCGCACTCCATCAAGGTCGGCCTGGCGCTCACGCTCGTGTCCGTGCTCTACTACGTCAGGCCGCTCTTCAACAACTGGGGGGTGTCCACCATGTGGGCCGtgctcaccgtcgtcgtcgtcatggagtacACCGtcg GTGGCACGCTGAGCAAAGGCCTGAACAGAGCGTGCGGGACGCTGGCCGCCGGCTTCATCGCCGTCGGGGCTCACAAGGTGGCCTACCTGTGCGGCGACAAGGCCGAGCCCGTGCTGCTCGCCGTCTTCGTCTTCTTGCTCT cgtcggcggcgacgttCTCGCGGTTCATCCCGGAGGTGAAGGCGCGGTACGACTACGGCGTGACCATCTTCATCCTCACCTTCAGCCTGGTGGCCGTGTCCAGCTACCGCGTCGACGAGCTCATCCGCCTCGCCCACCAGCGCTTCTCCACCATCGTCGTCGGCGTCGGCACATGCCTCTGCACCACCGTCTTCGTCTTCCCGGTCTGGGCCGGGGAGGACCTCCACAGGCTCGCCATCGGAAACCTCAACAAGCTGGCCGAGTTCTTTGAAG GACTCGAGTCTGAATGCTTCAGAGAGAACGCCACGTTCGAGAATTTGGAAGCAAAACCCTTCCTCCAAGTGTACAAGAGCGTCCTCAATTCCAAGGCCACCGAAGACTCTTTG TGCAATTTTGCCAAGTGGGAGCCCTGCCATGGCAAGTTCAAGTTCCGGCACCCATGGAGCCAGTACCAGAAGCTCGGCGCTCTCTCTCGCCAGTGCGCTTCCTCAATGGAGGCTCTCGCTTCCTACGTCATCACCCTCACAAGAACCGAG TACCCTGAAGCGCGGCCCGAGCTACGCTCGGAGGTTCGAACAGCGTGCCGCCAGATGAGCCTGCACTCGGCCAAGGCGCTCCGCGAGCTCTCGGCGGCGATGCGGACGATGGCCGTGCCGCCGTCCCCGGCCAACGCTCACATGTCCGCGGCAGCCAAAGCGGCCAAGGACCTCAGGGACGAGCTAGAGGACGCGGACCTGGCGCAGGCGATGCACGTCGCTGTTGTCGCGTCTCTGCTCTCGGACCTGGTGACCAAGGCGAAGCAGATCACGGAATCTGTCGGTACCCTTGCGCGACTTGCCCGCTTCGTCAAGAACAACGACCATGAGAACAACGCTGACGACAAGGATATTGCGGCTATCGATGCTGTGAGCTGA
- the LOC103646485 gene encoding digalactosyldiacylglycerol synthase 1, chloroplastic, with translation MMGKEETPPADGGGAFAFISKGWREVRDSASADLRLMRARADSVRARADRELEHLLASAASALTGPAPPLPPVATGAPIAEVEFVRRRIQPKIQELRRHCSSRAPDARWPPGAAPAPGASSLRIDLSGITAIRNAIVAEGDRGGRWRVARRKGDQDEEGRKEWEVVRVIQSGLKEFERRSLSSGIFAGFRGRGEFVEKFRFGMKSLNKGYQESKDVPPLHLTEIVAYLVRQSGPFLDQLGIQRDLCDKLVEMLCSKRNGRLMYHSLSKDRPLAENISDELDLRIARVLESTGYHTDEGFWNDPAKYKISDNRRHVAIVTTASLPWMTGTAINPLFRAAYLARSAKQKVTLVVPWLSKSDQELVYPNNITFSSPEEQETYIRNWLQERIGFEANFKISFYPGKFSKERRSIIPAGDTSQFISSKEADIAILEEPEHLNWYHHGKRWTDKFNHVIGVVHTNYLEYIKREKNGAIQSFLVKHINNWVTRAYCHKVLRLSAATQDLPRSVVCNVHGVNPKFLNVGEKIAADRECGQKVFSKGAYFLGKMVWAKGYRELIDLLSKHKNDLEGFMIDVYGNGEDSEAVQNAARKFDLNINFFKGKDHADDSLHGYKVFVNPSVSDVLCTATAEALAMGKFVVCADHPSNDFFKSFPNCLTYRTSAEFVARVKEAMATEPQPLTSEQRYSLSWEAATERFMEYSELDKVLNRNGHPGRNGKVNKARKIPLLPKLSDVVDGGLAFAHHCLTGNEILRLATGAIPGTRDYDKQQCMDLNLLPPQVQHPVYGW, from the exons ATGATGGGCAAGGAAgagacgccgccggccgacggagGCGGCGCATTCGCCTTCATCTCCAAGGGGTGGCGCGAGGTGCGGGACTCGGCGTCCGCTGACCTGCGCCTGATGCGCGCGCGCGCGGACTCCGTGCGCGCGCGCGCCGACCGCGAGCTCGAGCACCTCCTCGCGTCCGCGGCGTCGGCGCTCACGGGGCCCGCGCCCCCGCTGCCGCCCGTCGCGACGGGGGCGCCCATCGCGGAGGTCGAGTTCGTGCGCAGGCGGATCCAGCCCAAGATCCAGGAGCTCCGGAGGCACTGCTCGTCGCGGGCGCCCGACGCCCGGTGGCCGCCCGGGGCCGCCCCCGCCCCAGGCGCCAGCAGCCTCCGCATCGACCTCTCGGGGATCACCGCCATTCGCAACGCCATTGTGGCGGAAGGGGACCGCGGCGGTAGGTggagggtcgcgcggcggaagggGGACCAGGACGAGGAGGGGAGGAAGGAGTGGGAGGTGGTTCGGGTGATACAGAGCGGCCTCAAGGAGTTCGAGCGCCGGAGCCTGTCCAGCGGCATATTTGCTGGATTCCGTGGCCGTGGCGAGTTTGTGGAGAAATTTAGGTTCGGCATG AAATCACTGAACAAGGGCTATCAGGAATCCAAG GATGTTCCACCACTGCATCTAACTGAAATTGTGGCATATCTGGTTCGGCAATCTGGGCCATTTTTAGATCAACTTGGCATACAGAGAG ACCTTTGTGACAAACTAGTGGAGATGTTATGCAGTAAACGAAATGGTCGGCTCATGTATCATTCTCTTTCAAAGGACAGACCCTTAGCTGAGAACATATCTGACGAGCTTGATCTAAGAATAGCTAGGGTATTAGAAAGTACTGGTTATCACACAGATGAAGGTTTTTGGAATGACCCTGCAAAGTACAAGATCTCAGACAACAGACGGCATGTTGCTATTGTCACCACAGCAAGCCTTCCATGGATGACAGGAACAGCAATCAATCCATTGTTTCGTGCTGCATATCTGGCAAGAAGTGCAAAGCAAAAGGTGACATTGGTGGTCCCATGGCTCTCTAAGTCAGATCAAGAATTGGTTTACCCAAATAACATCACCTTCAGTTCGCCAGAAGAGCAAGAAACTTATATAAGGAACTGGCTGCAGGAAAGAATAGGCTTTGAAGCAAACTTTAAGATATCCTTTTATCCTGGCAAG TTCTCAAAAGAGCGCCGCAGCATTATTCCTGCTGGGGATACTTCACAGTTCATCTCCTCAAAAGAAGCTGATATAGCGATTTTAGAAGAACCGGAGCATCTCAACTGGTATCATCATGGGAAGCGTTGGACTGATAAGTTCAATCATGTCATCGGTGTAGTTCATACAAAttacttggaatatatcaagagaGAGAAAAATGGTGCTATTCAGTCTTTTCTTGTTAAACATATCAATAACTGGGTGACTAGAGCATACTGCCATAAG GTTTTACGTCTTTCTGCTGCAACTCAAGATCTACCGAGGTCTGTTGTTTGTAACGTACATGGTGTAAATCCGAAGTTTCTTAATGTTGGTGAGAAAATAGCAGCTGATAGGGAGTGTGGACAGAAGGTCTTTTCTAAGGGAGCATATTTCCTTGGTAAGATGGTGTGGGCTAAAGGATATAGAGAGCTGATTGATTTATTATCCAAACACAAAAACGACCTGGAAGGATTCATGATAGATGTATATGGAAATGGCGAGGACTCTGAAGCTGTCCAGAACGCTGCTAGGAAATTTGATTTGAACATCAATTTTTTCAAGGGAAAGGACCATGCAGATGATTCACTCCATGG GTACAAGGTTTTTGTCAATCCAAGTGTTAGTGATGTGCTATGCACAGCAACAGCTGAGGCCCTTGCAATGGGGAAATTTGTAGTCTGTGCAGATCATCCATCAAACGATTTTTTTAAGTCATTCCCTAACTGCTTAACATATAGAACTTCAGCCGAATTTGTTGCTCGTGTCAAAGAAGCCATGGCTACTGAACCTCAACCTCTGACCTCAGAGCAACGGTACAGTTTGTCATGGGAAGCGGCGACTGAGAGGTTTATGGAATACTCAGAGCTTGACAAAGTTCTGAACAGAAATGGTCACCCTGGACGAAATGGGAAggttaacaaagcaagaaagataCCGTTACTTCCTAAATTGTCAGATGTGGTGGATGGGGGACTGGCATTTGCTCATCACTGCCTGACTGGTAACGAAATCCTCAGATTAGCGACGGGAGCAATTCCTGGTACACGTGACTATGATAAACAGCAGTGCATGGATCTGAACCTGCTGCCTCCTCAAGTTCAACACCCTGTATATGGCTGGTGA